In Actinomycetota bacterium, the following are encoded in one genomic region:
- the uvrB gene encoding excinuclease ABC subunit UvrB: MPPFTLRSEFRPAGDQPAAIEQLTAAVQAGDEHVTLLGATGTGKTFTIAHVVEQVQRPTLVIAPNKSLAAQLANEFREVFPDNAVEYFVSYYDYYQPEAYIPSTDTYIEKDSSVNDEIERLRHSATAALLGRRDVLIVASVSCIYGLGSPEEYEGQILRPYKGTDIPLEFAMQRLVDIQYSRNNVSRARGTFRVQGDTLEVFPPYEQTGYRIEWWGDTVEKISRFDPVTGEIVAGDIVDLTVFPASHYATSEGRMKAAVVTIEEELHERLAELEGEAKLLEAERLRMRTSYDLEMMREVGFCSGIENYSRHIDGRSPGTAPYTLLDYFPDDYLVVIDESHVTVPQIGGMYEGDLSRKSVLVEHGFRLPSAIDNRPLKFEEFAERARQTVYMSATPGPYELRHSTKVVEQIVRPTGLVDPEVQIRPTKGQVDDLIEEIRRRAEADQRVLVTTLTKKMAEDLTDYLVEMGIRVRYLHSEVDTLQRIEIVRDLRLGEFDVLVGINLLREGLDLPEVSLVAILDADKEGFLRSETSLIQTIGRAARNVDGTVLMYADAVTDSMKTAIGETQRRRQIQQRYNAEHGIDPQTVQRKVTDILLSLRGESDPKATAPTKPRRRRAPREEMPTEELERLVQGLEEEMHQAAKDLRFEYAARLRDEVHDLKRELKQLREAGVA, translated from the coding sequence GTGCCCCCGTTCACCTTGCGCTCGGAGTTCAGGCCTGCCGGCGACCAGCCTGCCGCGATCGAGCAGCTCACCGCGGCCGTGCAGGCCGGCGACGAGCACGTCACGCTGCTCGGCGCCACGGGCACCGGCAAGACGTTCACGATCGCGCACGTCGTCGAGCAGGTGCAGCGTCCCACCCTGGTGATCGCGCCGAACAAGTCGCTCGCCGCCCAGCTCGCCAACGAGTTCCGCGAGGTGTTCCCCGACAACGCGGTCGAGTACTTCGTGAGCTACTACGACTACTACCAACCCGAGGCGTACATCCCCTCGACCGACACGTACATCGAGAAGGACAGCTCGGTCAACGACGAGATCGAGCGGCTGCGCCACTCGGCGACCGCCGCGCTCCTCGGCCGCCGCGACGTGCTGATCGTGGCGAGCGTTTCGTGCATCTACGGGCTCGGGTCGCCCGAGGAGTACGAGGGGCAGATCCTCCGGCCGTACAAGGGCACCGACATCCCCCTCGAGTTCGCGATGCAGCGGCTCGTCGACATCCAGTACTCGCGCAACAACGTGAGCCGGGCGCGCGGCACGTTCCGGGTGCAGGGCGATACGCTCGAGGTATTCCCGCCGTACGAGCAGACCGGCTACCGCATCGAGTGGTGGGGGGACACGGTCGAGAAGATCTCGCGGTTCGATCCGGTCACGGGCGAGATCGTGGCCGGCGATATCGTCGACCTCACCGTCTTCCCGGCCTCGCACTACGCGACGAGCGAGGGGCGCATGAAGGCCGCCGTCGTCACGATCGAAGAGGAGCTGCACGAACGGCTCGCCGAGCTCGAGGGGGAGGCCAAGCTGCTCGAGGCCGAGCGGCTGCGCATGCGAACGAGCTACGACCTCGAGATGATGCGCGAGGTCGGGTTCTGCAGCGGCATCGAGAACTACTCGCGGCACATCGACGGTCGCAGCCCCGGCACGGCGCCGTACACGCTGCTCGACTACTTCCCCGACGACTACCTCGTCGTGATCGACGAGTCGCACGTGACCGTCCCGCAGATCGGCGGCATGTACGAGGGCGACCTCTCGCGCAAGTCGGTGCTCGTCGAGCACGGGTTCCGGCTGCCGAGCGCGATCGACAACCGCCCGCTGAAGTTCGAGGAGTTCGCAGAGCGCGCGCGGCAGACCGTCTACATGTCGGCCACTCCGGGGCCCTACGAACTGCGCCACTCCACGAAGGTGGTCGAGCAGATCGTGCGCCCGACCGGCCTCGTCGATCCCGAGGTGCAGATCCGCCCCACGAAAGGACAGGTCGACGACCTGATCGAGGAGATCCGTCGCCGCGCCGAGGCCGACCAGCGCGTGCTCGTCACGACGCTCACGAAGAAGATGGCCGAGGACCTGACCGACTATCTCGTCGAGATGGGCATCCGTGTGCGCTACCTGCACTCCGAGGTCGACACCCTCCAGCGGATCGAGATCGTGCGAGACCTGCGGCTGGGTGAGTTCGACGTGCTCGTCGGCATCAACCTGCTCCGCGAGGGGCTCGACCTGCCCGAGGTCTCGCTCGTCGCGATCCTCGACGCCGACAAGGAAGGCTTCCTGCGCTCGGAGACGTCGCTGATCCAGACGATCGGCCGGGCGGCGCGCAACGTCGACGGCACGGTGCTGATGTACGCCGACGCCGTGACCGACTCGATGAAGACCGCGATCGGTGAGACCCAGCGGCGACGCCAGATCCAGCAGCGGTACAACGCGGAGCACGGTATCGATCCGCAGACCGTGCAGCGCAAGGTCACCGACATCCTGCTCTCGCTGCGTGGTGAGTCCGATCCGAAGGCGACGGCCCCGACGAAGCCACGGCGTCGACGCGCCCCACGCGAGGAGATGCCGACCGAGGAGCTCGAGCGGCTCGTCCAGGGCCTCGAGGAGGAGATGCACCAAGCCGCGAAAGATCTGCGTTTCGAGTACGCGGCGCGCCTGCGCGACGAGGTGCACGACCTGAAGCGCGAGCTGAAGCAGCTCAGGGAAGCCGGCGTCGCCTGA
- the betA gene encoding choline dehydrogenase, which translates to MGGRYDFVIVGGGSAGSALGNRLSSDPSNRVLVLEAGRPDYIWDVFIHMPAALAFPIGSKYYDWKYESEPEPHMNGRRVYHARGKVLGGSSSINGMIFQRGNPLDYERWASDPGMETWDYAHCLPYFKRMERALASDRTDQMRGHAGPLVLERGPATTPLFGAFFEAVQQAGYPLTDDVNGFRQEGFAPFDRTIHRGRRLSAARAYLHPVMSRPNLDVRTRAFVTRILFDGTRAIGVEYTQGRDGSPKRAMGGDVVLCGGAFNSPQLLQLSGVGNAAELQTLGIDVVHDLPGVGEHMQDHLEVYVQYSCTQPVSIAPGMKMWRRPFIGAEWLFLRSGLGATNHFEAGGFVRSNDDVDYPNLMFHFLPIAIRYDGSAPSGDHGYQVHIGPMYSDARGSVKLKSADPRVHPALRFNYLSTDQDRREWVEGIRVARNILTQPAFDPFNGGELSPGPSVETDEEILAWVAKDGETALHPSCTARMGVDEMSVLDPLTMKVHGLEGLRVVDASSMPYVTNGNIYAPVMMLAEKSADLILGNTPLEPEKVDFYRHRAELR; encoded by the coding sequence ATGGGTGGGCGGTACGACTTCGTGATCGTCGGTGGCGGTTCCGCCGGCAGCGCGCTCGGCAACAGGCTCTCGTCCGACCCCTCGAACCGCGTGCTGGTGCTCGAGGCGGGGCGCCCCGACTACATCTGGGACGTCTTCATCCACATGCCGGCGGCGCTCGCGTTCCCGATCGGCAGCAAGTACTACGACTGGAAGTACGAGAGCGAGCCCGAGCCACACATGAACGGTCGCCGCGTCTACCACGCACGAGGGAAGGTGCTCGGCGGGTCGAGCAGCATCAACGGCATGATCTTCCAGCGCGGGAACCCGCTCGACTACGAGCGGTGGGCGTCGGACCCGGGCATGGAGACGTGGGACTACGCGCATTGCCTGCCTTACTTCAAGCGCATGGAGCGCGCGCTCGCCTCGGACCGCACCGACCAGATGCGCGGGCACGCCGGGCCCCTCGTGCTCGAGCGCGGGCCGGCAACGACGCCGCTGTTCGGGGCGTTTTTCGAGGCCGTGCAGCAGGCCGGGTACCCGCTCACCGACGACGTGAACGGCTTCCGGCAGGAGGGCTTCGCGCCGTTCGACCGCACGATCCATCGTGGACGCCGGCTCTCGGCGGCGCGGGCGTACTTGCACCCCGTGATGTCGCGGCCCAACCTCGACGTCCGGACGCGCGCCTTCGTCACGAGGATCCTGTTCGACGGCACGCGCGCGATCGGGGTCGAGTACACGCAGGGTCGCGACGGGTCGCCGAAGCGCGCGATGGGCGGCGACGTCGTGCTCTGCGGCGGCGCCTTCAACTCGCCGCAACTGCTGCAACTCTCGGGGGTCGGCAACGCCGCCGAGCTGCAGACGCTCGGGATCGACGTGGTCCACGACCTGCCGGGGGTCGGCGAGCACATGCAGGACCACCTCGAGGTGTACGTGCAGTACTCGTGCACGCAGCCGGTATCGATCGCACCCGGCATGAAGATGTGGCGTCGTCCGTTCATCGGCGCCGAGTGGCTGTTCCTGCGGTCCGGGCTCGGGGCGACGAACCACTTCGAAGCGGGCGGGTTCGTGCGCAGCAACGACGACGTCGACTACCCGAACCTGATGTTCCACTTCCTGCCGATCGCGATCCGCTACGACGGCTCGGCGCCATCGGGCGACCATGGCTACCAGGTCCACATCGGGCCGATGTACTCAGACGCTCGCGGCTCCGTGAAGCTGAAGAGTGCCGACCCGCGGGTGCATCCCGCGCTGCGCTTCAATTACCTCTCGACCGACCAGGATCGACGGGAATGGGTCGAGGGGATCCGGGTCGCCCGAAACATCCTCACGCAGCCGGCGTTCGACCCCTTCAACGGTGGCGAACTCTCACCCGGTCCGAGCGTCGAGACCGACGAGGAGATCCTCGCCTGGGTCGCGAAGGACGGCGAGACCGCCCTGCACCCCTCGTGCACCGCACGCATGGGCGTCGACGAGATGTCGGTGCTCGACCCCCTTACGATGAAGGTGCACGGGCTCGAAGGCTTGCGCGTCGTCGACGCCTCGTCGATGCCGTACGTCACCAACGGGAACATCTACGCGCCCGTCATGATGCTCGCCGAGAAGTCGGCCGATCTGATCCTCGGCAACACGCCCCTCGAGCCGGAGAAGGTCGACTTCTACCGCCACCGGGCCGAGCTGAGATGA
- a CDS encoding aminotransferase class V-fold PLP-dependent enzyme: MLDRKTYLISASLGPISHRSRALLDGYLDAWATKGAPDHVWFEDIFPAMAGLKRSFSALAGCDADEVAITTNISVALATVASAIDLRGERNRVILSELDFPTDGHVWLAWAAKTGAEIVWLRSPDGLTIPLEDYDEAIDEHTALVMVNRVLYRSSAVVDAAAICALTRERGALSFVDDYHGLGTVPLDLHGLGCDLYTAGSLKWMCGGPGMVFLYARRSLLPALEPTVTGWFATEDPFSFDTEHLAYHPTARRLEHGTPPAPVFFLAQGGIDIISEVGVERIRARQSELTDHVIARADEAGLAVRTPRERGERGGVVNVRVGADADAICHELLARDVCTDFRGDGLRISPHFFNTEEDVDRCFDELRAVLASR; this comes from the coding sequence GTGCTCGATCGCAAGACGTACCTGATCAGCGCCTCGCTCGGGCCGATCTCGCACCGTTCGCGCGCGCTGCTCGACGGCTACCTCGACGCGTGGGCGACGAAGGGCGCGCCCGACCACGTCTGGTTCGAGGACATCTTCCCAGCCATGGCGGGTCTGAAGCGGTCCTTCTCGGCGCTGGCGGGGTGCGACGCGGACGAGGTCGCGATCACGACGAACATCTCGGTGGCGCTCGCGACCGTCGCCTCGGCGATCGATCTGCGCGGTGAGCGGAACCGCGTGATCCTGAGCGAGCTCGACTTCCCCACCGACGGGCATGTCTGGCTCGCCTGGGCGGCGAAGACGGGCGCCGAGATCGTCTGGCTGCGATCTCCCGACGGGCTCACGATCCCGCTCGAGGACTACGACGAGGCGATCGACGAGCACACCGCACTGGTCATGGTGAATCGTGTGCTCTACCGGTCGAGCGCGGTCGTCGACGCTGCGGCGATCTGCGCGCTGACGCGGGAACGAGGGGCGCTCTCGTTCGTCGATGACTACCACGGCCTCGGCACCGTGCCGCTCGACCTGCACGGCCTGGGCTGCGACCTCTACACCGCCGGCTCGCTGAAGTGGATGTGCGGGGGGCCGGGCATGGTGTTCCTCTACGCTCGGCGTTCGTTGCTGCCGGCGTTGGAGCCCACGGTGACCGGGTGGTTCGCGACCGAGGATCCGTTCTCGTTCGACACCGAGCACCTCGCGTACCACCCCACGGCGCGCCGGCTCGAGCACGGCACCCCGCCCGCGCCGGTGTTCTTCCTCGCGCAGGGCGGCATCGACATCATCTCGGAGGTGGGTGTCGAGCGGATCCGGGCGCGCCAGAGCGAGCTGACCGATCACGTGATCGCGCGGGCCGACGAGGCCGGGTTGGCGGTGCGGACCCCCCGCGAGCGCGGTGAGCGCGGCGGTGTCGTGAACGTGCGGGTCGGCGCCGACGCCGACGCGATCTGCCACGAGCTGCTCGCTCGTGATGTCTGCACCGACTTCCGCGGCGACGGCCTCCGGATCAGCCCGCACTTCTTCAATACCGAGGAAGACGTCGATCGGTGCTTCGACGAGCTGCGGGCGGTGTTGGCCTCGCGCTGA
- a CDS encoding S9 family peptidase, protein MERDLRETPLFKDLESFFRSVLEPGFGTATPAGDPAPSPDGRWLAFRGQRLDRLEGHPLGRICLVGADGTGLRQITDGPNDDSEPRWSPDGRRLSFRSDRAEKGRHQLYVLDADLPAEARQVAALPGAVEWHRWSADGEGILVGVAGRAAEQADALGSGTLGGEQDVPAWVPDVESVDDGDAERRSLWLIDAATGEGRRISAEVRNVWEADWCGTDHAVAVTSDGAGEDAWYRAGVSLIDLADGSERELASSDVQFGWVAGSPSGTTAAVIEAVCSDRVVVCGDLRLIDIASGTMSLVDLGDVDASRAVWIGEEQLLVFGRRGLVSVALEVTAGGIVREIWTTDGSVGELYHPSGAAFGDGIAVLTSSHRRPPSIVVVDRDEDEREVAAPRHAGHDVVLGAIGRREVMRWTSTDGLEIEGLLTLPSGEGPFPLVLDVHGGPIGSSDDRFPGVLDALLLSRGFAILEPNPRGSTGHGQGFAGRVVGDMGGLDVDDVLTGVDAAVAAGLADPDRLVLTGGSYGGFMAAWIPTRDQRFKASVSISPVTDWWSERFDSSLGAWVGDFLGGQPHDVPQEYTGRSPALHAANVTTPVLLTSGRHDRATPVGQAVEFYRALREHGVPAEVVLYPQEGHGVGEFPAILDLATRTVAWFERFLPGRGDGR, encoded by the coding sequence ATGGAACGAGACCTGCGCGAGACGCCACTGTTCAAGGACCTCGAGTCGTTCTTCCGCTCGGTCCTCGAGCCGGGGTTCGGCACCGCCACGCCCGCCGGTGACCCGGCTCCCTCGCCCGACGGTCGCTGGCTCGCGTTCCGCGGCCAGCGGCTCGACCGCCTGGAGGGCCACCCTCTCGGCCGGATCTGCCTGGTCGGCGCCGACGGCACGGGGCTCCGCCAGATCACGGACGGACCCAACGACGACTCGGAGCCACGATGGTCTCCCGACGGCAGGCGGTTGAGTTTCCGCTCCGACCGAGCGGAGAAGGGGCGGCACCAGCTGTACGTGCTCGATGCCGATCTGCCCGCCGAGGCCCGCCAGGTGGCGGCGCTTCCCGGCGCCGTGGAGTGGCATCGGTGGTCGGCCGACGGCGAGGGCATCCTCGTCGGGGTCGCGGGACGCGCCGCCGAGCAGGCCGACGCGCTCGGTTCCGGCACCCTGGGCGGCGAGCAGGACGTGCCGGCGTGGGTGCCCGACGTCGAGTCCGTCGACGACGGCGACGCGGAACGGCGGTCGCTCTGGCTGATCGACGCCGCGACCGGCGAGGGCCGGCGGATCTCGGCCGAGGTTCGCAACGTCTGGGAAGCCGACTGGTGCGGCACCGACCACGCGGTCGCCGTCACTTCCGACGGCGCGGGTGAGGACGCCTGGTACCGGGCGGGGGTGTCCCTGATCGACCTTGCCGACGGCTCGGAGCGAGAGCTGGCGTCGAGCGATGTGCAATTCGGTTGGGTCGCGGGCTCACCGTCGGGCACGACGGCCGCGGTGATCGAGGCCGTCTGCAGCGACCGGGTCGTGGTCTGCGGCGACCTCCGCCTGATCGACATCGCCTCGGGCACGATGTCGCTGGTGGATCTCGGTGACGTCGACGCGTCGCGCGCCGTCTGGATCGGTGAGGAGCAGCTTCTCGTCTTCGGACGCCGGGGCCTCGTCTCCGTCGCCCTCGAGGTGACGGCCGGGGGGATCGTCCGCGAGATCTGGACCACCGACGGATCGGTCGGTGAGCTCTACCACCCCAGCGGCGCCGCGTTCGGCGACGGGATCGCGGTGCTCACGTCGTCGCATCGTCGGCCCCCGTCCATCGTCGTCGTCGACCGCGACGAGGACGAGCGCGAGGTCGCCGCCCCGCGCCACGCCGGTCACGACGTCGTGCTCGGGGCGATCGGGCGGCGCGAGGTGATGCGATGGACCTCGACCGACGGCCTCGAGATCGAGGGGCTGCTCACACTGCCGTCGGGCGAAGGACCGTTCCCGCTCGTGCTCGACGTGCACGGCGGCCCGATCGGCAGTTCCGACGACCGTTTCCCCGGCGTGCTCGATGCGCTGCTGCTCTCGCGCGGGTTCGCGATCCTCGAGCCGAACCCGCGGGGGTCGACCGGCCACGGCCAAGGGTTCGCCGGCCGGGTCGTCGGCGACATGGGTGGGCTTGACGTCGACGACGTGCTCACCGGCGTCGACGCCGCGGTCGCCGCCGGCCTCGCCGACCCCGACCGTCTCGTCCTGACTGGAGGCAGCTACGGTGGGTTCATGGCCGCATGGATCCCGACCCGCGATCAGCGGTTCAAGGCGTCGGTATCGATCTCCCCGGTGACCGACTGGTGGTCCGAACGGTTCGACAGCAGCCTCGGCGCGTGGGTGGGCGACTTCCTCGGCGGGCAGCCGCACGATGTGCCGCAGGAGTACACAGGCCGCAGCCCGGCGCTGCACGCCGCGAACGTCACGACGCCCGTGCTGCTCACGTCAGGTCGCCACGACCGTGCGACCCCGGTCGGCCAGGCCGTGGAGTTCTACCGGGCGCTCCGCGAGCACGGGGTGCCCGCCGAGGTGGTGCTGTACCCCCAGGAGGGGCACGGCGTGGGCGAGTTCCCAGCGATCCTCGACCTTGCCACTCGCACGGTCGCCTGGTTCGAGCGGTTCCTGCCAGGCAGGGGCGACGGACGCTAG
- a CDS encoding magnesium transporter has protein sequence MSTLTRAGVARARTIGVLAERDVPVASVEASIGEIRAELRGSPPYRAPAVVVLRDGHMAGLLAVEALLSASDESIASALMDPDPPRARPETDPEVAAWQVVNGLAHTVAVEDANGRFLGLVPPHALLAVLAAEHEEDLSRLGGSLHDTSEARISSRESIGRRLRHRLPWLIIGLAGAAASAVLVRSYEADLARAAVLAVFLPGIVYMADAVGTQTETLIIRGLSVGVSIREVVRRESATGLLIGLTLAALAFPFVLWWRGDPDVAIAVALSLLAACGVASVVAMALPALLRRAGVDPAFGSGPLATVIQDLLSILLYLWIATAIV, from the coding sequence ATGTCGACATTGACGAGGGCCGGCGTCGCGCGCGCCAGGACGATCGGGGTTCTGGCAGAGCGAGACGTGCCGGTCGCCTCGGTCGAGGCGTCGATCGGCGAGATCCGCGCCGAGCTCCGCGGGTCGCCGCCCTACCGGGCGCCCGCGGTGGTGGTCCTGCGGGATGGGCACATGGCGGGACTTCTCGCCGTCGAAGCGCTGCTGTCGGCCTCCGACGAGTCCATCGCCTCTGCCTTGATGGATCCAGACCCGCCGCGCGCCCGGCCCGAGACCGACCCCGAGGTGGCGGCCTGGCAGGTCGTGAACGGTCTCGCGCACACCGTGGCCGTCGAGGACGCGAACGGGCGTTTCCTCGGCTTGGTTCCCCCCCATGCACTCCTGGCGGTGCTCGCGGCGGAGCACGAAGAAGACCTGTCGCGCCTCGGTGGGTCGCTGCACGACACGTCGGAGGCCCGGATCTCGAGCCGGGAGTCCATCGGACGTCGGCTCCGTCATCGGCTGCCGTGGCTGATCATCGGGCTCGCGGGCGCCGCGGCCTCAGCCGTGCTCGTCCGGAGCTACGAGGCCGACCTCGCGCGCGCCGCGGTGCTCGCGGTCTTCCTCCCCGGGATCGTGTACATGGCCGATGCCGTCGGCACCCAAACCGAGACGCTCATCATCCGTGGCCTTTCGGTCGGAGTGTCCATCCGCGAGGTCGTGCGTCGGGAGTCCGCGACCGGCCTCTTGATCGGGCTCACCTTGGCGGCGCTGGCCTTCCCGTTCGTGCTGTGGTGGCGTGGGGACCCCGACGTGGCGATCGCGGTCGCCCTGTCGCTGCTCGCGGCGTGCGGTGTGGCCAGCGTGGTCGCCATGGCCCTGCCTGCGCTGCTCCGCAGGGCCGGGGTCGACCCCGCCTTCGGGAGCGGCCCGCTGGCGACGGTGATCCAGGATCTGCTCTCGATCCTGCTCTACCTCTGGATCGCGACGGCGATCGTCTGA
- a CDS encoding amidohydrolase family protein, with the protein MARLVIRAPLAWLGPGRATPDVQVTCESGSIVEVGRVHPVPETDELVVADGFLLPAGADRHVHIELGDPGAILRRGVTAVRDLAWPSEAIFPLAEASEMPGFNGPFVRATGPMLTAPGGYPTRASWAPPGTGLEVADPEEAAVAVAGLATRGAVAIKVSLNAEAGATPSDAVLAAICDAAAEHDLPVTAHAQGAGQVARALGAGVGELAHAPWSERLDDATVAAAASRQRWVSTLDIHGFGRDTPELRCALDNLARFHRSGGEIAYGTDLGNGPIPPGVHVDELRWLRAAGLTTEEALQAFVRAPIEVGAPADLLVVGESPLGDVAALDDIRVVVRAGRIVPTR; encoded by the coding sequence GTGGCTCGACTTGTGATCCGTGCGCCGCTCGCATGGCTCGGCCCCGGGCGTGCGACCCCCGACGTGCAGGTGACCTGCGAGAGCGGATCGATCGTGGAGGTCGGTCGCGTCCACCCGGTGCCCGAGACCGACGAGCTCGTGGTGGCCGACGGCTTCCTGCTGCCGGCGGGCGCCGACCGTCACGTGCACATCGAGCTCGGCGACCCGGGGGCGATCCTGCGCCGGGGCGTGACCGCGGTCCGCGATCTGGCGTGGCCGTCGGAGGCGATCTTCCCGCTCGCCGAGGCGTCGGAGATGCCCGGCTTCAACGGTCCGTTCGTCAGGGCGACCGGTCCGATGCTCACCGCGCCCGGCGGGTACCCGACGCGGGCATCGTGGGCGCCGCCCGGCACCGGCCTCGAGGTGGCCGACCCCGAGGAGGCCGCGGTCGCGGTTGCGGGCCTCGCGACGAGAGGCGCCGTCGCGATCAAGGTCTCGCTGAACGCCGAGGCGGGGGCGACACCGAGCGACGCGGTGCTCGCGGCGATCTGCGATGCGGCGGCCGAGCACGACCTGCCGGTGACGGCACATGCGCAGGGGGCGGGGCAGGTCGCGCGGGCGTTGGGCGCCGGCGTCGGCGAGCTGGCGCACGCGCCGTGGAGCGAGCGCCTCGACGATGCGACCGTGGCCGCCGCCGCGTCCCGCCAGCGATGGGTCTCGACGCTCGACATCCACGGTTTCGGCCGAGACACGCCCGAGCTCCGCTGCGCCCTCGACAACCTGGCGAGGTTCCATCGCTCGGGCGGCGAGATCGCCTACGGCACCGACCTCGGCAACGGTCCCATCCCGCCGGGGGTGCACGTCGACGAGCTGCGATGGCTGCGCGCCGCAGGGCTCACGACCGAGGAGGCCCTCCAGGCGTTCGTACGCGCACCGATCGAGGTCGGAGCCCCTGCCGATCTGCTGGTCGTGGGGGAGAGTCCCCTCGGCGACGTCGCGGCGCTCGACGACATCAGGGTCGTCGTCCGGGCGGGACGGATCGTGCCCACCCGGTAG
- a CDS encoding VOC family protein: MSLPPAVVAGYQHVSLTVTDLARSMRWYEQVLGVRKVADRSGEGWVRSVMRSDGGLTVGLTVHAGGPADGRFDHRHVGLDHFAIACADGDVVRDWIDHLDALGVTHGPLEEPGYATVVTARDPDGIAVEFFAPAS; the protein is encoded by the coding sequence ATGAGTCTTCCGCCAGCCGTCGTGGCCGGCTATCAGCACGTGTCGCTCACCGTGACGGACCTGGCGCGAAGCATGCGGTGGTACGAGCAGGTGCTCGGGGTACGCAAGGTCGCCGACCGATCGGGCGAGGGATGGGTCCGATCGGTGATGCGATCGGACGGCGGCTTGACGGTCGGACTCACCGTACACGCGGGCGGGCCGGCGGACGGAAGGTTCGATCATCGCCACGTGGGTCTCGACCATTTCGCGATCGCGTGCGCGGACGGCGACGTGGTTCGGGACTGGATCGATCACCTCGACGCGCTCGGCGTGACGCATGGCCCGCTCGAGGAGCCCGGATACGCGACGGTCGTCACGGCACGCGACCCCGACGGGATCGCGGTCGAGTTCTTCGCACCGGCTTCCTGA